CAAGGTTCAGGCGGGACACAGAAAGTGAGTCCAGAGCCATGTCTGTTGGGCAGCAGCCTGAGATACGACACTAGGGATGAGGAGTCTAGAGTTGTAGTGTTTCATTTGCTCCTGCCAGTGACCCTTCCAGGCTCCTCAGCTTGGTCAGTCACAGCTTCCCAGGGTGAATAGAGTTGCACCATTTTGTCAGTGGGTAAACTGAGGCCAATGTGTCATGGtaggtgtgggaggagggagagttgAGAGGAGCATGCAGCCTCTGACTCTTGCCCGCCCCTCCAGAGAAAGCCTGCCCTCCGGGGCGGGAGCCCCAGGAAGTGGATGAAAACCTCATCTTCTACCAGGATTGGGAGCTAGAGGCCTGTGTTGATGGCACCATGCTGGCCACCCAGATGGACCTTGTGAATGAGATTCCCTTCACCTACGAGCAGCTCAACATCTTCAAGCACAAACTGGACAAGGTAACTCCTAACGGGCTTCTTCCTGTCTGCTGTGCCCAGGACTGCTTTCCCAAGGGCCCCGGGAGTTGTTCTGGCCCTCATGATCCTGTTTCCATAGACCTATCCACAAGGCTATCCTGAGTCCCTGATCCAGCAGCTGGGTCACTTCTTCCGGTACATCAGCCCCGAGGACATCCGCCAGTGGAATGTGACCTCATCAGAGACAGTGAAAACGCTGCTCAAGGTCACCAAAGGACAAAAGATGGATGATCAGGTACCCCAGAAGACATGTAGTTGGACAAGGGGACGCATCTTTCCCTGCCCCAAGGAGTCTCAGTGACTTCTTCCCACAGGTGATCGCCCTGGTTGCCTGCTATCTTCGGGGAGGAGGCAGACTAGATGAGGACATAGTAATGGTCCTGAATGGCATCCCTTTAGCCTACTTATGTGACTTCCACCCCCAGGATCTGCACTCTGTACCCTCCAGTGTTATGTGGTGAGTTCCAGTGTGTTCTGTAGGGCAATGGATACCTGAGCCTCCTAATCACTGCCATGTTCCACAATGTTCCCCAGGATGGTTGAGCCCCGAAGTCTGGACAAGtgcagccagaggcatctgagtATCCTCTATGAAAAGGCCTCCTTGGCCTTCCAGAATGTGAGCGGGCAGGAATACTTTGAGAAGATCAGAACATTCCTGGGTGAGTCAAGGCACACGTGGGTGGGTACGACAGGACCTGCAGACCCCACAGTGATATGCCAAGTCCTaccctctccctgccccacccagggCTTCCTAGGTACATGAGGGATCTGACACTGATGACTTTGGCTCTCCCATCCATTCTAACCCCAGTGGTCCAGACAGATGGTTGTTGAGCATAGAAGGGCTTGGGCATCAGAAGACAATCATAGAAGCGGAGTATGGGGAGTATGGTTTAGTCAAGGGTGGGACTGTATTGTGCTGAAGCtgtgagttttcttctttcttccttcttttctttttctttttttctttttctttttcttttcttttcttttcttttcttttttttgagacagggtttctctgtgttacagtcctagctgtcctggaactagctcttgtagatcaggctgacctctaactcagagatctgtctgcctctgcctcccaagtgctgggattaaaggtgtaccaccacctcccggctgtttttgtttctttgagacaggatttttctgtgtaacaatcctgactgtcctggaactcactttgtagaccaggctggccttgaactcactgagatccacctgcctctgcctcctgagtgctggatctaaaagtgtgcaccaccaccctccaGCTCTACTGCGAGTTTTCAAACTGGGGCCCTGATACCTGCAGGTGGGGCCTCTGTGGAGGACCTGAGGACCCTCAGCCAGCAGAACGTGAGCATGGACTTAGCCACCTTCAAGACGCTGCAGGTGGATGCCCTGGTGGTAAGCGGAGAGGGGAACTCATGAGGGAGGGGCTCAAGAGAGGCACTACAGAAAGTAGCCAGGTCTCTTGAGAAGAgcttgtgggtgggtgggtgggtggtggtccTTTGTTGGGAAGAGCCTCATGAGGGCCCAGTGTTAAAGCAGGAGTATAGGAGAGACGAGAAACAGGACTTCATGAGAAGGAATTGGTCCTTATGAGGGAGGAGTTTGAACAGGCTCAGCTGGAAGAGGTGTGGCCTCACAAGGGGCCCCTTGTATATAAGTGTTATGGGCTGCAGTTTTCTCACAGTTGACCCTCCAACCTTCTGGGGACCTAAGAGACCCTGATGGCCACGTCATACTCTGACAGGGGCTGACTGTGGATGAGGTACAGAAACTTCTAGGGCCACACATTGAGGGCCTGAAGACAGAGCAAGATAAAAGCCCTGTCCGGGACTGGCTCTCCCGGCAGCAGCAGGAAGACCTGGACAGACTGGGTTTGGGACTTCAGGCTGGCATCCCCAATGGCTACCTGGTCCTGGACCTCAAACTCCAAGGTGAGCTGGGCTGCCCAGGGGCAGAGCTGgggggtggagtcaggagtcTGAGTGGCCTCTCTTTTTGCAGAGGCCTTCTCCAGCGGAGCCCCACTCCTCGGAGCAGGACTTGTGTTTGCATGGACCCCAGCTCTGCTCCCAGCTTTAATACTGAGCTGAGACTATCACCCCCAAGGTTCCTGGCCCCAACCCTACTGTGGAGTCCCATCTTGACCAGGAGCAGGACCCCAGGGTTACTGCCAAAATTTGAGGACCCTTGAACTCAATAAACAGTGGCATTCACCCCCTTGAGATGCTCTGTGGTGTTCCTAGGACCAGTCCAGAGAATGACCCTGAAGTTCCTTGTGATCACAGAATCACACAAACACAGTTCTCTGTGTTTGTCCCTCCCAGTCTCTTAGAAAGGAGAAGGGGGCTGGGTGGcctagcggttaagagcactggctgctcttccagaggacccaattctcagcacccacatggcagctcacaactgtctgtaactccagttctaggaatctgatgccctcacacagacacccatgcagataaaacaccaatgcacataaaaataaatatttaaaaaatgtaaaaaaaggaaaaaaacccagaagGATGAAAAATGGGCTCCGCCCCCCCTCCAGGCAGGAGATAGCTATTCAAGGCCTTCCTGGTGGGAACCATCTCCAAGGTAGTGGAACCCCCGAGACCCCAGCTGAGGGTGTGGGAGGCCACCACAGTTTGGGCCCTGCCAAGAGGATTCTGCCCTCAACAAGGTCCTAGCAGAGACTTGGGCTGTACGATAGCCGTGTGCTTTATTCAGATCCCCAGTGAGGGCAGTGACATTGAGGTGGCACCAAGTTCCACTTCTCTTGGAATAGGCCAGAAGATCTGGACCCTCATCTCCTCCTATCAGCTTGTTCTTGTGGGTGGGCAGGTTCTAGCTCcttctgaacccaggtcctgggaGCTGAGGTGTGTGTCAGAGCCGGTCTCCTAGGATGGGGAACAGAGCAGGTCCCCTGAGACCTGGGACATAGACTTCAGCCTAGGTGGGTGTCTTGTTCCATCTGGCAGCTCTGCTGCTTCTGTATCTGATGTTCAGGGGTCCGACCACTCGGGGTCAGCACCAGTGGCAGTGTCCAGGGTCCTAGTGTCCTGGGAGCAGTGCCTATTGATCCCGAAGGTGCCTGGCACAGCAGCAGCCACAAGAGGCTGGAAGGCAGAGCCACAGTGAGTGACAGGTACCCCAGGTGAACTAGAGGGCATCCTGCGGGTGGAACAGGAAAAGGACTCATTAGTCCTGATTAGAAGATACCCCAGAGTCCCTTCTGTCGGCCTTCCCCTTGTAGTGGTGATAGCTATGCGGGCTAGTGGGGACCCCATCCACAGCTGCTCTTCAGGTCCTTGCGCTTGGCTAGGCAAGTTCTTTctgctgagctatatccccagctctCCTCacgcccatgtatgtgtgtgtgtgtgtgtatatacatacacatgcacacgcacgcgcgcacacacacacacacacacacacacacacgttttccaGGCTCATCTTAAactttctctgcagctcaggcaGGTCTTGTATTCctcctcctgagtagctgggattacaaccCTGGGCCACTGGGCTTGGTTCTTGTTGAATGGGTTTGGGAGGAGCAATTGTATCACTATAGATGGTTCAACAGGCAATGACCTGTGACACATGGGCAGACTCCCTAGGAGGCAAAGGAAAGGCAGGGACAGCCAGGGTTCTGCTAAGGATGGGAACAGGGGTGTGGACCATACCTGAGGTGGGGGCAACACCATCATTCCCTGGCCGATTCAAGGTATGGATCAAGTTGGATGGCGGGTAGGCAGTGTTGGTGGGGGGCCTGCTGATCCCGTAGGCCAGGGTGCTGGTGTCCAGGCCCATCTCAGACAGGTCTGACATGTTCTGGCTGTGCATCCACAGGATGACGCTTGGATGGCTGCGGGCCTTCTGCAGGTCCCCCACATTCTGACCCAGCAGGTTTCTCACATTGTCCACACTCAGGTTCTGCAAACGAAGCCAGGGTTCTTGGGGGGAGGTGTACAGATCCATGGGGCTGCCTTTCCCAGTCAAGGACCCAGCAAGGGAAGTGCGGCTCCCAGGACTGAGCGGGAGGACTGTGAGGCACAGAGGTCACATGACATCTGTATCCCTTAGGCTTTGGAACATATGGGTCTGAGACCTGGGGTTCCCAGCTTGACCAACCCCATCCTGTCTGCCTACTACAGAGACAGACTTCGAGCCAGACATTGTGgtgtttatcccagcactcaagacactgaggcaggagaattacgagtgccaggccagcctaggatacaaaGTAAGACCACATCTCAATAAGACAAAAGAGAGGTAGCCCCTGGACCCACCTTCAACATAAAGGGATTGAGGTTGGTGAATGTATCAATGTCCATGGAGATGTTGGCCTGGGCCAGGTACTGAAGTTCCTTCAAGGGGGCACCACCTTGAGAGAGCAGAGATGAGGGACAGAGAGGCATAGGACTTGTGTTGGGGGGTAACACACAGGGCAAAGATAGGGGCGTATTAAGGAGAGGCAGAGGACTTAGGGAAGAAGAGGCATGGTTCAGGGCTCACCGAGGTAGGGGCGTATTAAGTAGTAGTATTCTCCCACAGTGCTGGCGTTCCTAAAGACCTCGTGAGCCTTGGCGAAGAGCACATCCTTCCGACTCTGAGGGCAGGGAGAGATGTCCGGAGCCCCAGCCAGCCTAGGGGTAGGATGAGGCAGATGAGTAGGCTCAAAGTCCTTGCCCTGAACCGCTAGGAGAGCCTCTACCCCTTGAAACACAATTTCTTCTTGCCACCTGTACTGGGTGAGAGTATAAAGCCCCAAATTTAAATCCATCTGGTACTTCAGAAAGTGCCTTTATTTGGAAACAAGAAACTCTTGGCAGATGAAATCAGAGTAGAAGATGGAAGTTCCACTGGGCTAGGTGAGCCTAACTTCTTCGTGTCCTTATGACAAGCAAGGGCTTTTGTATACAGCATACAGGTAAGCGCAAGAAAGGCCTTCCCTGCGAGGTTCCAAGGGGCCTGGCCCTGCAGACATTCTGACTTTGTACTTCTGGCCTAGAGaatatatttctcattttaagtCACTCAGTTTGTGgtacttccttttcttcattttatattttttgtcatttttcagtattatttatgtgtgcatgcacacgtgtgtgagcaccacggtgtatgtgtggaggtctgaggacagcttGAAGATGTCAATACTTGCCTTCACCCGGTGGGACCAGGGATCGAACTCGGGTGGTGAGACTTggcggcaagcactttaccctctgaaccatcttgtTAACTCTcttgtgcatgttcatgtgtgtgtgttcgcacacatgtgtgcatgtgtgcaggccgGGGGTTGACTTCGGGTATCTTTCTCAGTAGCAATTATTTTTGGGGATATTGGTTTGGTTCATCATTTCCACTAGACTGGTCAGCTAGTcctgctggccagcaagccccagggatcctgctgtctctgtttctccatgCTGACATCCCAGGTGTGGCTGCCAGCTCCAGCTTTTTATTCTGTGTGCTGGAGACTAGAATTTGGGTCTGATCGCTTGTACTGCACACACTTCCTAGCTGTCCCTCTTGCCATTGGTGACATTATCTTATAGTGGTCCAGCGTGCCTCTGATAGCCTGGCTTGAACCGTTTCACCACCCCTCCACAGCCTCGGTTTCCCCTATGCCTCATGCTGTGAAGGTGGTTGACAGGGAGGCTCACCGGAACTCTGAGGGCTGGATGATCTGGATTTGCTTGAGGCTCATCCAGCAGAGACGGGAACCCCCGATGGCCACCAGAAGAGCGCCAGTAAGCTTGCCATTGTGGTCCAAGAACTTCTGTAGAACTGCCTAGAGGCAGGTCCAAGGTCAATGGGTCTGGGCAAACCAGACCAGCCAGCTTCAGCCCCATTGCCAGCCTCCGCCACCCTCACCTCTGTCTGGTTCTCCAGAGCTGCGTCTGAGGCCAGCAGGACCATCACCGTGTCTCCAGATGTGATGTTCCACTGGCCTATCTCAGCGAGGGAGTAGAGGTAGACCAGCGAGGCGATGAGGTGCAGCTGGTCCTCGGGGATGCCATGCGGGTAGATCTGAAGCAGGCGGGCAGTTTAAGATGCAGCCAAgccctccagcctccaccccaTTATTAACCATCCACACACCTGAGCAAGCTTGGCTTTGACAACACGCTGGCACTCTGCGGGCAGTGGGTGTTGCAGTAAGGGGTCCAGGTTGGCCCTGAGCACACGTGTCCCCAGGCAGGACTCCAGCTGGGTGCAGTCATAGTGCACCAGGAAGAGGTCATCATGCAGGGTGGCTGCCGTGATGTTGCCACGGACACAGGAGCTCCCTGCATGGAGTGCCGATGAGCAAGCAGGCAGGCGAAGGCCTGAGCTGACAGCTTGCTGGCTTTGGGACCCATCTTTGATCCTAGCCTTcactttcttcttgtttgtttgcttttgaggggcagagtcttactatgtatcttgagttggcctcaaacttaagatcctcctgcctcggcccctttaggtgccaccatgcccaccccCTTTACTTCTGATTGTAACCAGACCTTGACTTGCTCCTCATCCTTGGTCTCCAGCCAAGAGCTTGACCCAGACTAGGCCAAAATGAGGAGTCCAGACTGAGGGAGGCATGGTGTCCCTAATACACCTGGTCGCACTAACCTGTGCGCCGCTTGAGCCTTGAGGATACCGAGTTGGCCTTGGACTCCAGGAAGTTGGTAACGAAGCGCCTGGCATCGTGCCTGCTCAGCTGGCCTGCCCGGTAAGCAGCCACCACACTGCGGAAGAAGTCCAAGCCTACAGCCTGGCAGGGGCAAGTACGTCCATTCCCAATCATAGGAAGGGCTGCCCTAGTCCCTCCCTCTGCCCGTGGGCCATATGTGCTGTGATGGGAAAACCCACGGCCACCACTCAAGGCTCAGGGTGGCTGTGTGGTGCTCATGGTCCTGGATGGACAGGTGGTGTCCACAGCCAGTCCCACTCCAGGTGCCTTCCTACCTCCTGCACCTTCTCCCACAACTGGGGGCTGATGTAGGTGGCCAGAGGTCCCAGCGCCTGCAGCCCCTCCAGGTTCCAGGATTCAGGCGGCCTGGTGCATGGGAAAGGGTTCTGAGTAGGAGTCTAACATGCCGCCCCATCCCATAAGCAGGCGGGAAGAGTGTTCGTAGGCTCTTAATTCCTGGCCAGTGCCTACAGTCTTGGGGATTGGTACTGCTGTGAACCCCAGATGAT
The Microtus pennsylvanicus isolate mMicPen1 chromosome 11, mMicPen1.hap1, whole genome shotgun sequence genome window above contains:
- the Msln gene encoding mesothelin — protein: MMLPRARPLLGSCGSPICCGSLLLLLLSLGWMPLLQVQTTKTGQEAAFHCAKLTGTPDFASLPAGVFLGLTCHEVSGLSMEHAQGLAMAVRKKNVTLRVNQLRCLARRLPKRLTNEELDALPLDLLLFLNPAMFPEQQACAHFFSLIAKANVDMLPQRSLERQRLLPAALKCRGMYSFQVSEADAQALGGLVCDLPAKFVVNSSEVLLPLLAGCRGPLNVGQEEAVKEALRSGRPPYGPPSRWSVSTLEALQGLLTVLDESITRRIPKDVVAEWLQHISQDPSCLESKLTATLPRFRRDTEKKACPPGREPQEVDENLIFYQDWELEACVDGTMLATQMDLVNEIPFTYEQLNIFKHKLDKTYPQGYPESLIQQLGHFFRYISPEDIRQWNVTSSETVKTLLKVTKGQKMDDQVIALVACYLRGGGRLDEDIVMVLNGIPLAYLCDFHPQDLHSVPSSVMWMVEPRSLDKCSQRHLSILYEKASLAFQNVSGQEYFEKIRTFLGGASVEDLRTLSQQNVSMDLATFKTLQVDALVGLTVDEVQKLLGPHIEGLKTEQDKSPVRDWLSRQQQEDLDRLGLGLQAGIPNGYLVLDLKLQEAFSSGAPLLGAGLVFAWTPALLPALILS
- the LOC142859510 gene encoding mesothelin-like protein, which codes for MIGSLRQSALGSRVGALASPGLALLLSLTAHCSGLQTKGFPKGGLNTSEANTWVRDNTSLLQNFWCLPASELPREELSTLIRSLASQRVPLKAWQLSCLANLAARQGLQDDFVFHPPNLLLFYNLSQVREANCRAFIHHAAQGDTELLANLPNQRVALQHTALACLGRPHLQLSASDLGLLGVLVCDMEAPQIMTADPRVLKNLLRCPRLTIMQTVALNALLASGKTQIGPPESWNLEGLQALGPLATYISPQLWEKVQEAVGLDFFRSVVAAYRAGQLSRHDARRFVTNFLESKANSVSSRLKRRTGSSCVRGNITAATLHDDLFLVHYDCTQLESCLGTRVLRANLDPLLQHPLPAECQRVVKAKLAQIYPHGIPEDQLHLIASLVYLYSLAEIGQWNITSGDTVMVLLASDAALENQTEAVLQKFLDHNGKLTGALLVAIGGSRLCWMSLKQIQIIQPSEFRLAGAPDISPCPQSRKDVLFAKAHEVFRNASTVGEYYYLIRPYLGGAPLKELQYLAQANISMDIDTFTNLNPFMLKNLSVDNVRNLLGQNVGDLQKARSHPSVILWMHSQNMSDLSEMGLDTSTLAYGISRPPTNTAYPPSNLIHTLNRPGNDGVAPTSGCPLVHLGYLSLTVALPSSLLWLLLCQAPSGSIGTAPRTLGPWTLPLVLTPSGRTPEHQIQKQQSCQMEQDTHLG